The following coding sequences are from one uncultured Cohaesibacter sp. window:
- the queG gene encoding tRNA epoxyqueuosine(34) reductase QueG produces the protein MSVQNPETQAKLKAFLNRESQALGFAQMRICRASDAQNRQEALQSFVSKGYHGSMDWMEETLERRSHPSNLWGDVQSVIMLGFNYGPDEDPRWLLDQPDRANISVYARHRDYHDLIKGRLKQLSAKLLSRLRDTYPEGEIKVFVDTAPVMEKPLAELAGLGWQGKHTNLVSREFGSWLFLGAIFTNMDLLPDEPEKDHCGSCVACQEACPTKAFPKPYQIDASRCISYLTIENKGPIPRQLRHAMGNRVYGCDDCLAACPWNKFAQTAHEAKLKAREDLKAPALVEFLAMDDASFRQRFSGSPVKRIGRNRFMRNILIAAGNAHRADLIEHVSPHLLDEDAVVRGASIWALGQLMSAKDFAELAKAHLLNENDSGVTEEWYSALKGNTK, from the coding sequence ATGAGTGTGCAGAACCCGGAAACACAGGCAAAGCTGAAAGCCTTCCTCAATCGTGAGTCTCAGGCATTGGGCTTTGCCCAGATGCGGATTTGCCGTGCAAGCGATGCCCAGAACAGGCAAGAAGCGCTTCAAAGCTTTGTGTCCAAGGGCTATCACGGGTCCATGGATTGGATGGAAGAGACACTGGAGCGCCGTTCGCATCCGTCCAATTTGTGGGGTGATGTTCAGTCGGTGATCATGCTGGGCTTCAATTATGGCCCCGATGAAGATCCGCGCTGGCTTCTGGATCAGCCAGACAGGGCCAACATCTCGGTTTATGCGCGCCATCGCGATTATCACGACCTCATCAAGGGCCGCCTCAAGCAGCTTTCTGCCAAATTGCTCTCCCGCCTGCGTGATACCTACCCGGAAGGAGAGATAAAGGTCTTCGTGGATACAGCCCCCGTGATGGAAAAACCTCTGGCTGAGCTCGCCGGTCTTGGCTGGCAGGGTAAGCATACCAATCTGGTAAGCCGTGAATTTGGCTCATGGCTCTTTCTGGGAGCCATCTTCACCAACATGGACCTGTTGCCCGATGAACCGGAAAAGGATCACTGTGGCTCCTGTGTGGCCTGTCAGGAGGCCTGTCCGACGAAAGCCTTCCCCAAGCCTTATCAGATTGATGCCAGTCGTTGCATTTCCTATCTGACGATCGAGAACAAGGGGCCGATTCCCCGCCAGTTGCGCCATGCCATGGGAAATCGTGTCTATGGTTGCGACGACTGCCTGGCCGCCTGTCCCTGGAACAAGTTTGCCCAAACCGCACATGAGGCCAAACTGAAGGCGCGAGAAGATCTTAAGGCGCCGGCTCTGGTCGAGTTTCTTGCAATGGATGACGCTTCGTTTCGGCAGCGTTTTTCAGGATCGCCCGTCAAGCGAATCGGACGCAATAGATTTATGCGCAATATTCTGATTGCAGCGGGTAATGCGCATCGGGCAGACCTTATCGAGCATGTTTCGCCTCATCTATTGGATGAAGATGCTGTTGTGCGTGGCGCAAGCATCTGGGCTCTTGGGCAGCTCATGTCTGCTAAGGATTTTGCTGAGTTGGCAAAGGCTCATCTCTTGAATGAAAATGATTCCGGCGTGACGGAAGAATGGTATTCGGCGCTGAAAGGAAATACGAAATGA
- a CDS encoding glutathione S-transferase family protein — translation MLLLYHTTMSVPSRFTRLILAECKANAELKEILPWERTEDFLLVNPAGTVPVLRENDGPPVCGAMTIAEYLDETRGYALGARRLLPDHPNQRAEVRRLVHWFLNKAVDESAKFFIEEKIYKRMRRPSEGGGSPDSTLLRAARGNLKIHLNYIAYLTERRKWLAGENLSYADLAAGALLSTIDYLGEVPWEKEPEVKDWYQRIKSRPAFRPILSDSIKGIPPSGQYMDLDF, via the coding sequence ATGTTGCTGCTCTATCACACAACGATGTCTGTTCCATCTCGCTTTACACGCCTGATTCTGGCCGAATGTAAGGCAAACGCAGAATTGAAGGAAATTCTGCCTTGGGAACGGACAGAAGATTTTCTGCTGGTCAATCCAGCGGGCACCGTTCCGGTGCTCAGAGAAAATGATGGGCCGCCCGTATGCGGAGCGATGACGATCGCCGAATATCTGGATGAAACCCGCGGTTATGCCCTTGGAGCCCGCCGCTTGTTGCCAGATCACCCCAATCAGCGGGCTGAAGTGCGCCGTCTCGTGCACTGGTTTCTCAACAAGGCCGTTGATGAGAGCGCCAAATTCTTTATCGAGGAAAAGATCTACAAGCGCATGCGCCGCCCAAGCGAGGGAGGCGGATCGCCTGATTCGACCTTGCTGCGTGCTGCTCGCGGCAATCTGAAGATCCATCTCAACTATATCGCCTATCTCACCGAGCGGCGCAAATGGCTGGCTGGTGAAAATCTCTCCTATGCGGATCTTGCAGCAGGCGCCTTGCTGTCAACCATCGACTATCTGGGTGAAGTGCCGTGGGAAAAGGAGCCTGAAGTGAAGGACTGGTATCAGCGCATCAAGTCTCGCCCTGCTTTTCGCCCCATTCTCTCTGATAGTATCAAGGGCATTCCGCCATCAGGCCAGTATATGGATCTGGACTTCTAG
- a CDS encoding undecaprenyl-diphosphate phosphatase, with translation MDIATYFDAVVLGLLEGLTEFIPVSSTGHLLLAGHFLGFESSGKTFEVLIQLGSILAILSVYFGRLWSIAMALPSSAKARHFVAAVLVAFLPAAVIGAALHGFIKQVLFESPALICSTLIIGGFILAWVDRLELKPRYTDVMDYPLSLALKIGFIQCLAMVPGVSRSGSTIAGALLLGTDKRSAAEFSFFLAMPTMAGAFAYDLYKNRDIISMDQAGVIAVGFIMAFISGVFVVRKLLDFVSQHGFMPFAIWRIVVGAAGLIGLYLVG, from the coding sequence ATGGATATTGCCACATATTTTGATGCTGTTGTCCTGGGTCTGCTGGAAGGCCTTACCGAATTCATTCCTGTTTCATCGACGGGGCATCTTCTGCTTGCAGGGCATTTCCTGGGTTTTGAAAGCAGCGGCAAGACTTTTGAGGTTCTGATCCAGCTGGGATCGATTCTCGCCATTCTGTCGGTCTATTTCGGACGTCTGTGGTCTATTGCAATGGCTCTGCCCTCCAGCGCCAAGGCCCGCCATTTTGTGGCGGCGGTTCTTGTTGCCTTTCTGCCTGCCGCAGTCATCGGCGCAGCCCTGCATGGCTTTATCAAGCAGGTTCTGTTCGAGAGCCCGGCCCTGATCTGCTCGACATTGATCATTGGCGGCTTCATTCTGGCATGGGTTGACCGGCTTGAGCTCAAACCACGCTACACCGATGTCATGGACTATCCGCTGTCACTGGCGCTCAAGATCGGCTTCATTCAGTGCCTTGCCATGGTGCCCGGCGTATCTCGGTCCGGCTCGACCATTGCAGGAGCATTGCTGTTGGGCACAGACAAGAGATCTGCGGCAGAATTCTCGTTCTTTCTGGCCATGCCAACGATGGCGGGGGCTTTTGCCTATGACCTATACAAGAACAGGGACATCATCAGTATGGATCAGGCTGGCGTAATCGCGGTCGGTTTCATCATGGCGTTCATTTCAGGCGTATTTGTCGTGCGCAAGCTGCTCGATTTCGTCTCCCAGCACGGTTTCATGCCCTTTGCGATCTGGCGCATTGTGGTGGGTGCTGCGGGGTTGATCGGGCTTTATCTGGTCGGCTGA
- a CDS encoding RNA methyltransferase → MMETESRATKKGLIKEITAVSNQHIKDIRALERRKIRNETGQFMAEGLQLVAFALEAGWDADILVYAKNIKSHELVQQVAAKVYAKGGLILEVSEQVLSKLTHRDNPQHVIGVFRQRIGTLDELIKDVTASGSDMAVALEGVKDPGNLGTIIRTTDAVGATALLLIGETTDPFSLEAVRATMGSIFHVSLYRATREEFLNWRKSWPGEIVGTHLKGAVDYRSVKPKEPVMVMMGNEQSGLPDEFADSCDHLVKIPMAGRAESLNLAVSTGITLFRLREGKLGL, encoded by the coding sequence ATGATGGAAACGGAAAGCCGGGCCACAAAGAAGGGGCTGATCAAGGAAATCACCGCTGTCTCCAACCAGCATATCAAGGATATCAGAGCGCTAGAGCGCCGCAAGATACGCAATGAAACCGGCCAGTTTATGGCCGAGGGCTTGCAGCTTGTTGCCTTCGCGCTCGAAGCGGGTTGGGATGCAGATATTCTGGTCTATGCCAAGAATATCAAAAGTCATGAACTGGTGCAGCAGGTGGCCGCCAAGGTCTATGCCAAGGGCGGGCTTATTCTTGAAGTCTCCGAGCAGGTTCTTTCCAAGCTGACCCACCGCGACAATCCTCAGCATGTGATTGGTGTTTTTCGCCAGCGGATCGGCACGCTCGACGAGCTGATAAAGGATGTAACCGCATCCGGTAGCGATATGGCTGTTGCCCTCGAAGGGGTGAAAGACCCCGGCAATCTGGGCACGATCATTCGCACCACGGATGCTGTGGGTGCCACTGCGCTGTTGCTGATCGGCGAGACGACGGATCCCTTCAGTCTTGAAGCTGTTCGCGCCACCATGGGCTCTATCTTCCACGTGTCTCTCTATCGGGCAACGCGCGAAGAATTTCTCAATTGGCGCAAAAGCTGGCCCGGTGAAATTGTCGGAACCCACCTGAAGGGTGCTGTTGATTATCGCTCCGTCAAACCCAAGGAACCTGTGATGGTCATGATGGGCAATGAACAGTCAGGCTTGCCCGACGAGTTTGCCGATAGTTGCGACCATCTGGTTAAGATTCCCATGGCAGGCAGGGCCGAGAGCCTTAATCTTGCTGTCTCGACAGGAATCACCCTGTTTCGGTTGCGGGAAGGAAAGCTTGGGCTATAA
- a CDS encoding class I SAM-dependent methyltransferase — MAQRRGGKSTRQGNSRSGDRSGSGGKSASGSPHGRDDLKARHKSAGHKPAFKPGRIVKHGDAERSTSKPQQEPREPFILPPRPEGPKPHRAPFDLMVTGPWEDYALIDMGHGRKLERYGPYTIVRPEPQAMGSPRLGAQVWEAADAFFTGDLEEEGPGRWRYPKPLGETWETQWDGIRFYGRFTAFRHVGFFPEQAAHWAWMDKQIRSAYLGRPPRVLNLFGYSGVASLVAARAGAEVTHVDASKKAVGYGKENQMLADLDDKPIRWIVDDAMKFVQREIRRGNVYDGILLDPPKFGRGPKGEVWQLFEMLPEMLDACRQILSKEALFYTLTCYAMRASYAAFDELMLEIMTGQGGIVESGELMISEEQGERCLNTSLYTRWRPLTKEEEAEQ, encoded by the coding sequence ATGGCACAAAGGCGCGGCGGAAAATCAACTCGACAGGGAAATTCCAGAAGTGGGGATCGCTCAGGGTCCGGCGGCAAATCTGCATCAGGATCGCCGCACGGAAGGGACGATCTGAAGGCAAGGCATAAGTCTGCAGGACACAAACCTGCTTTCAAGCCCGGTCGTATTGTCAAACATGGGGACGCCGAGCGCTCAACGTCCAAGCCGCAGCAAGAACCGCGCGAGCCCTTCATTTTGCCTCCACGGCCAGAAGGGCCGAAACCGCATCGGGCGCCGTTTGATCTGATGGTAACCGGCCCGTGGGAGGATTATGCGCTCATCGACATGGGCCACGGGCGCAAGCTGGAGCGCTATGGTCCCTATACCATCGTGCGTCCTGAACCTCAGGCCATGGGCAGCCCTCGTCTGGGTGCTCAGGTGTGGGAAGCTGCCGATGCGTTTTTTACCGGCGATCTGGAAGAAGAAGGCCCCGGACGCTGGCGATATCCCAAGCCTCTGGGTGAAACATGGGAAACCCAGTGGGACGGCATTCGCTTTTATGGTCGGTTCACCGCCTTTCGCCATGTCGGTTTCTTCCCCGAGCAGGCAGCTCATTGGGCCTGGATGGACAAGCAGATACGATCAGCCTATCTGGGCCGGCCACCCCGCGTGCTCAATCTGTTTGGCTATTCCGGTGTGGCCTCGCTGGTCGCCGCCCGCGCTGGCGCAGAGGTAACCCATGTGGACGCCTCCAAGAAGGCTGTTGGCTATGGCAAGGAAAACCAGATGTTGGCAGACCTTGATGACAAACCGATCCGCTGGATCGTCGACGACGCCATGAAATTCGTGCAGCGCGAGATCCGCCGTGGCAATGTCTATGACGGCATTTTGCTTGATCCGCCGAAATTTGGTCGTGGCCCCAAGGGAGAGGTCTGGCAGTTGTTTGAAATGCTGCCCGAAATGCTTGATGCCTGTCGACAGATCCTTTCAAAGGAAGCCCTGTTTTATACCCTGACCTGCTACGCCATGCGGGCCTCATATGCAGCCTTTGATGAGTTGATGCTTGAAATCATGACCGGGCAGGGCGGCATTGTGGAATCGGGCGAATTGATGATTTCGGAGGAACAGGGCGAGCGCTGTCTTAACACATCGCTTTATACGCGCTGGCGTCCTCTGACAAAAGAAGAGGAAGCGGAGCAATGA